One Amycolatopsis thermophila DNA segment encodes these proteins:
- a CDS encoding aldehyde dehydrogenase family protein, translating into MTATGTTTAWDPPAAPVDPTSLAALPEVPATSRDHLDDVVARAHAAMPSWSRDSTRRAHVLRTWAEALRAEAGSLAADIVHETGKPIAEARREVAGAAGALDYNAGLTRLAGAATTTLPDGTTSRLVREPAGVTALLVPWNWPVLLLLRDLSPAFAAGVTAIVKPSPQTVHITTRVVELGHRAGVPADVLSIVYGDVAVAQHLIRHPLVRAVAFTGSTRVGERVLTAAAATMTRPLLELGGKNPAILLPDADLDTALPLLARSVVITAGQMCMACSRILVHRSIHAETTAVITEVLRGLRGGDPVDPRTELGPLISPAHAASVLGHIDRAREHSDVTGGELAHPGGIAGHVVTPAVVESPPRGAGIVTTDVFGPVVTIEPFDDAGEAADLANATPYGLVAGVWTGDGRLGHQIADAVQAGTVWINGWGASYPEIPAGGYKSSGLGRTRGVAGVHQFTEIKHIHRS; encoded by the coding sequence GTGACGGCCACCGGCACGACCACGGCCTGGGACCCGCCGGCGGCACCCGTCGATCCCACCTCGCTGGCGGCGCTCCCGGAAGTACCGGCGACCAGCAGGGACCACCTCGACGACGTCGTGGCCCGCGCTCACGCCGCCATGCCCTCCTGGAGCCGGGACAGCACCCGCCGCGCCCACGTCCTGCGCACCTGGGCCGAAGCACTGCGGGCCGAGGCCGGCAGCCTCGCCGCGGACATCGTGCACGAGACCGGCAAGCCGATCGCCGAAGCCCGCCGCGAGGTCGCGGGGGCCGCCGGCGCGCTCGACTACAACGCCGGCCTGACCCGGCTCGCGGGCGCTGCGACCACCACGCTGCCGGACGGCACGACCAGCCGGCTCGTCCGCGAACCGGCCGGCGTCACGGCGCTGCTCGTGCCGTGGAACTGGCCGGTCCTCCTGCTGTTGCGCGACCTCTCACCGGCGTTCGCCGCCGGCGTGACCGCGATCGTGAAACCGTCCCCGCAGACGGTGCACATCACGACACGGGTCGTGGAACTCGGGCACCGCGCCGGTGTCCCGGCCGACGTGCTGTCCATCGTGTACGGGGACGTGGCGGTGGCCCAGCACCTCATCCGGCACCCGCTCGTGCGGGCGGTCGCGTTCACCGGCTCCACCCGGGTCGGTGAACGCGTGCTCACCGCGGCCGCGGCGACGATGACCCGCCCGTTGCTCGAGCTCGGCGGCAAGAACCCGGCGATCCTGCTGCCCGACGCCGACCTGGACACCGCGCTCCCGCTGCTGGCCCGTTCGGTCGTCATCACCGCCGGACAGATGTGCATGGCGTGCTCGCGGATCCTGGTCCACCGGTCGATCCACGCCGAGACGACAGCGGTGATCACCGAGGTGCTGCGCGGACTGCGCGGCGGTGACCCGGTGGATCCGCGCACCGAGCTCGGCCCGTTGATCTCGCCGGCGCACGCCGCGTCCGTGCTCGGGCACATCGACCGGGCCCGCGAACACAGCGACGTGACCGGCGGCGAACTGGCCCACCCCGGCGGCATCGCCGGCCACGTCGTGACCCCTGCGGTCGTCGAGTCCCCACCGCGCGGGGCCGGCATCGTCACCACGGACGTGTTCGGACCGGTGGTGACGATCGAACCGTTCGACGACGCCGGGGAGGCCGCGGACCTCGCCAACGCGACGCCCTACGGCCTGGTGGCCGGCGTCTGGACGGGCGACGGCCGGCTCGGGCACCAGATCGCCGACGCCGTCCAGGCCGGCACCGTGTGGATCAACGGCTGGGGAGCGTCGTACCCGGAGATCCCCGCGGGCGGGTACAAGAGCTCCGGACTGGGACGCACCCGGGGTGTCGCGGGCGTGCACCAGTTCACCGAGATCAAGCACATCCACCGGTCATGA
- a CDS encoding MFS transporter, which translates to MSTTPAHVAVSKYRWIVLFACWASFTLTSIDRSTWGPASVFVGEGLGVPLASLGAFATAYYIGYVISNAVGGVLSDAIGSRRTLTASLFGAGVLMVVFGSTSSAAVGIAVQALVGLFAGADYAAGIRLITSWFRPNELGLVMGVFLTATSIGLGIANAVVPSLIAWHSWETSYHLFGAISIGFSVVLFFVLKPGPLGAPPVVRNSSTRRRFLPDFSLILRNRNLLVVSVAGFGGFWGVYGFVTWANALMIKGHHIPSKTAGLVIVIFSIMAAVSKPLLGFIADKFFPRRRKLLIIVLLGVYGLGLVAFGSLGTTASFFWVGALLGLVAYAATTLMVALVPTLVPATVTGTAAGATNAFWQLGSTIVPVVVGAVFAGTGSFLAAFSTLAAGPLVGMLLMFGISEPRRGTPSTPRAAALVDGKQ; encoded by the coding sequence ATGAGCACGACACCGGCGCACGTCGCCGTCTCCAAGTACCGCTGGATCGTCCTGTTCGCCTGCTGGGCGTCGTTCACGCTCACCTCCATCGACCGTTCGACCTGGGGTCCGGCGTCGGTCTTCGTCGGCGAAGGGCTCGGTGTCCCGCTGGCCAGTCTCGGGGCCTTCGCGACGGCCTACTACATCGGTTACGTCATCTCCAACGCTGTCGGTGGTGTCCTGTCGGATGCCATCGGCAGCCGCCGGACCCTCACCGCGTCGCTGTTCGGCGCCGGGGTCCTCATGGTGGTGTTCGGATCGACCTCCTCCGCGGCCGTGGGCATCGCGGTCCAGGCTCTGGTCGGCCTGTTCGCCGGCGCGGACTACGCCGCCGGCATCCGGCTGATCACCAGCTGGTTCCGGCCGAACGAGCTGGGCCTGGTGATGGGCGTCTTCCTCACCGCCACCTCGATCGGCCTCGGTATCGCCAACGCGGTGGTACCGAGCCTGATCGCCTGGCACAGCTGGGAGACCAGCTACCACCTGTTCGGCGCGATCTCGATCGGCTTCTCGGTGGTGCTGTTCTTCGTCCTCAAGCCCGGCCCGCTCGGCGCTCCGCCGGTGGTCCGCAACAGCTCCACCCGCCGCCGCTTCCTCCCGGACTTCAGCCTCATCCTGCGCAACCGCAACCTTCTGGTGGTCAGCGTCGCGGGCTTCGGCGGGTTCTGGGGTGTCTACGGTTTCGTCACCTGGGCCAACGCCCTGATGATCAAGGGGCACCACATCCCGTCGAAGACCGCCGGGCTGGTCATCGTGATCTTCTCGATCATGGCGGCGGTGTCGAAGCCACTCCTGGGCTTCATCGCCGACAAGTTCTTCCCGCGGCGCCGCAAACTGCTCATCATCGTGCTGCTGGGCGTCTACGGACTCGGGCTCGTCGCGTTCGGCAGTCTCGGCACGACCGCGTCGTTCTTCTGGGTCGGTGCCCTGCTCGGCCTGGTCGCCTACGCCGCGACGACCCTGATGGTCGCGCTGGTGCCCACGCTCGTCCCGGCGACCGTCACCGGGACCGCCGCCGGGGCGACCAACGCGTTCTGGCAGCTCGGCAGCACCATCGTCCCGGTCGTCGTGGGTGCGGTGTTCGCCGGTACCGGTTCGTTCCTCGCGGCCTTCAGCACGCTGGCCGCCGGACCGCTCGTCGGCATGCTGCTGATGTTCGGCATCTCCGAACCCCGCCGGGGCACACCGAGCACCCCCCGTGCCGCCGCGCTCGTGGACGGGAAGCAGTGA
- a CDS encoding PDR/VanB family oxidoreductase gives MTGQPRAVRVVQARWESDGVVSLRLRASDGEPLPRWEPGAHVDLVLPSGLVRQYSLCGPSDSDEYTIAVLREENGRGGSAEVHDTALVGRELSIRGPRNRFDLEPAPAYVFVAGGIGITPLLAMIRKVAGRGVPWELHYGGRRRDTLAFTHELAELAERRGGGVHLYSDDAEGPLPLPRIVAGAPDGAMLYACGPGGMLTALADTVQRERPRLPLRFERFTAALAEPAPDQGGAPFEVELARTGATVTVQPGQSILEAVRAEQPDVLYSCEEGFCGTCETKVLEGVPIHKDTILSDKEREKNTTMMICVGGCASARLVLDL, from the coding sequence ATGACCGGGCAGCCGCGCGCGGTCCGCGTGGTGCAGGCGCGGTGGGAATCCGACGGTGTCGTCTCGCTCCGCCTGCGCGCCTCGGACGGCGAACCGCTGCCGCGGTGGGAACCCGGGGCGCACGTCGACCTCGTCCTTCCCTCGGGGCTGGTCCGGCAGTACTCCCTCTGCGGTCCGTCCGATTCAGACGAATACACCATCGCCGTCCTGCGCGAGGAGAACGGCCGCGGCGGGTCGGCCGAGGTGCACGACACCGCGCTGGTCGGCCGTGAGCTGTCCATCCGGGGACCCCGCAACCGGTTCGACCTGGAACCCGCCCCGGCCTACGTGTTCGTCGCCGGGGGCATCGGCATCACCCCGCTGCTGGCCATGATCCGGAAGGTCGCCGGGCGCGGCGTGCCGTGGGAACTGCACTACGGCGGCCGGCGCCGGGACACGCTCGCGTTCACCCATGAGCTGGCCGAGCTCGCGGAACGCCGCGGCGGAGGAGTCCACCTCTACAGCGATGATGCCGAGGGCCCGTTGCCGTTGCCCCGGATCGTCGCCGGGGCACCGGACGGCGCGATGCTCTACGCGTGCGGTCCCGGTGGGATGCTCACCGCGCTCGCCGACACCGTCCAACGGGAACGACCGCGGCTGCCGTTGCGGTTCGAGCGGTTCACCGCCGCTCTCGCGGAACCGGCCCCGGACCAGGGAGGGGCACCGTTCGAGGTCGAGCTGGCCCGGACCGGGGCGACCGTGACGGTGCAACCCGGGCAGTCGATTCTCGAAGCGGTGCGCGCCGAGCAGCCCGACGTCCTGTACTCGTGCGAAGAGGGGTTCTGCGGCACCTGCGAGACCAAGGTGCTCGAGGGCGTTCCCATCCACAAGGACACGATTCTCAGCGACAAGGAACGCGAGAAGAACACCACGATGATGATCTGCGTCGGCGGGTGCGCTTCGGCCCGGCTCGTTCTCGACCTCTGA
- a CDS encoding aromatic ring-hydroxylating dioxygenase subunit alpha — translation MLTREQNERLVRTNKGTEMGTLLRRYWIPALLAEEIPEPDCPPVRVQLLGEKLIAFRDTQGRIGLIDEFCSHRTASLFFGRNEECGLRCAYHGWKYDVDGNCVDMPSEPPESRFREKIKQTAYPCVERGGVIWTYMGPPELEPEVPELEWMTLRPEQRFVSKRLQETNFMQAMEGGIDSSHVSFAHRFNMDDDPMHAGTAGLAYLKADTRPKFEVIESDGGLLIGARRNVDDERYYWRITQWIMPWYTIIPPFGTHNPLGGHAWVPIDDETCWAWSWNYHPTRDLRDDELESMRRGEGIHAKYIPGTYRTLANKDNDYLIDRVAQREKRTFSGVEGIAAQDFSLQESMGPIVDRTKERLGTSDAAIILARRRLLAAAEEAADGELPGTRTEHHRVRSASVLLPKSVPFNEGARDALVVRPGEEFVSI, via the coding sequence TTGCTGACCCGTGAGCAGAACGAGCGGCTGGTCCGCACGAACAAGGGCACCGAGATGGGCACCCTGCTGCGCCGCTACTGGATCCCGGCGCTGCTGGCCGAGGAAATCCCCGAGCCGGACTGCCCGCCGGTGCGTGTGCAGCTCCTGGGGGAGAAGCTGATCGCGTTCCGGGACACCCAGGGCCGCATCGGTCTCATCGACGAGTTCTGCAGCCACCGGACCGCGTCGTTGTTCTTCGGCCGCAACGAGGAGTGCGGCCTGCGGTGCGCCTACCACGGCTGGAAGTACGACGTGGACGGCAACTGCGTGGACATGCCCTCCGAGCCGCCGGAGTCCCGCTTCCGGGAGAAGATCAAGCAAACCGCGTACCCGTGCGTGGAACGCGGTGGCGTGATCTGGACCTACATGGGGCCACCGGAGCTCGAACCGGAGGTGCCGGAGCTGGAGTGGATGACCCTGCGGCCCGAGCAGCGGTTCGTCTCCAAGCGGCTGCAGGAAACCAACTTCATGCAGGCGATGGAGGGCGGTATCGACTCCAGCCACGTCTCGTTCGCCCACCGCTTCAACATGGACGACGACCCGATGCACGCCGGCACCGCGGGCCTGGCCTACCTCAAGGCCGACACCCGGCCGAAGTTCGAGGTCATCGAGTCCGACGGCGGGCTGCTGATCGGAGCCCGGCGCAACGTCGACGACGAGCGGTACTACTGGCGCATCACCCAGTGGATCATGCCGTGGTACACGATCATCCCCCCGTTCGGCACGCACAACCCGCTCGGCGGCCACGCCTGGGTTCCCATCGACGACGAGACCTGCTGGGCGTGGAGCTGGAACTACCACCCCACCCGCGACCTCCGCGACGACGAGCTCGAGTCGATGCGCCGGGGCGAGGGCATCCACGCCAAGTACATCCCCGGCACCTACCGCACTCTGGCCAACAAGGACAACGACTACCTCATCGACCGCGTGGCGCAGCGGGAGAAGCGCACCTTCAGCGGTGTCGAGGGCATCGCCGCCCAGGACTTCTCCCTGCAGGAGAGCATGGGGCCGATCGTCGACCGCACCAAGGAACGGCTCGGCACCAGTGACGCGGCGATCATCCTCGCGCGGCGCCGGTTGCTCGCGGCGGCCGAGGAGGCCGCCGACGGCGAGCTGCCCGGTACCCGGACCGAACACCACCGCGTCCGTTCCGCCTCGGTGCTGCTGCCGAAATCGGTGCCCTTCAACGAAGGCGCTCGCGACGCGCTCGTCGTCCGGCCGGGCGAAGAGTTCGTCTCCATCTGA
- a CDS encoding zinc-dependent alcohol dehydrogenase — protein sequence MADLPRTARASVALPGATGEVREFELAPPGAGEGWLEVTASGICGTDVGLFARGVSEPTVLGHHVVGRVAALGEGTAQRRGLAAGDRVVLEEYLPCGRCAVCARGPYRLCPETDIWGGGRRIGMIPAAERPGLTGGNGEFVFLPANAVTHRLPAGLTDELAAWVLPYANAIDWVTGAGGLRPDETVVVMGPGYHGLAVAAAARWAGASRVVVTGLPRDRERLAMAEALGALPVVVDDPAATAERIGALTHRPADVVVDTVGTDPSVLGPALDTLGHGGRLVLTHPKRPGAIPLDSGLLIRRGLRVTGVRGRSPEAISAAIASLADGSAGLGAVPTVEVDLEGAADMLSRLAAGTGPESPHVVVRP from the coding sequence ATGGCGGACTTGCCTCGGACCGCGCGGGCGAGCGTGGCGCTTCCCGGCGCGACAGGCGAGGTGCGCGAGTTCGAACTGGCACCGCCCGGTGCCGGCGAGGGCTGGCTCGAGGTCACCGCGTCCGGGATCTGCGGAACCGACGTCGGGCTGTTCGCGCGCGGGGTCTCCGAGCCCACCGTTCTGGGTCACCACGTGGTGGGCCGGGTCGCGGCGCTGGGGGAGGGGACGGCGCAGCGTCGCGGGCTGGCTGCCGGGGACCGGGTCGTGCTCGAGGAGTACCTGCCGTGCGGGAGGTGCGCGGTGTGCGCCCGCGGCCCGTACCGGTTGTGCCCGGAGACCGACATCTGGGGCGGCGGCCGGCGGATCGGGATGATCCCGGCGGCCGAACGGCCGGGCCTGACCGGGGGAAACGGGGAATTCGTCTTCCTGCCGGCCAATGCCGTGACCCACCGCCTGCCCGCCGGCCTGACGGACGAGCTCGCCGCCTGGGTGCTGCCCTACGCGAACGCGATCGACTGGGTCACCGGGGCCGGTGGTCTGCGGCCGGACGAGACCGTCGTCGTGATGGGGCCCGGCTACCACGGGCTGGCCGTCGCGGCGGCGGCGCGATGGGCGGGCGCGAGCCGGGTGGTCGTCACCGGACTTCCCCGCGACCGCGAGCGGCTGGCCATGGCCGAAGCGCTCGGCGCCCTCCCGGTCGTCGTCGACGACCCGGCCGCAACCGCGGAACGGATCGGTGCCCTGACGCACCGGCCGGCCGATGTCGTCGTCGACACCGTCGGCACCGACCCGTCCGTGCTCGGGCCGGCGCTCGACACCCTCGGGCACGGCGGCCGCCTGGTCCTGACCCACCCGAAACGGCCCGGGGCGATCCCCCTCGATTCGGGCCTGCTGATCCGGCGCGGTCTGCGGGTCACGGGCGTCCGGGGGCGGTCGCCCGAGGCGATCTCCGCCGCGATCGCGTCGCTGGCCGACGGATCCGCCGGACTGGGCGCGGTCCCGACCGTCGAGGTCGATCTCGAAGGTGCCGCCGACATGCTCTCCCGGCTCGCCGCCGGGACGGGGCCGGAGTCGCCGCACGTGGTCGTCCGCCCCTGA
- a CDS encoding IclR family transcriptional regulator, translating to MSTLQTLDRGLRALEVVAESPAGISVADLARELDVHRAICYRIVATLESHRLVSRTDDGRVRLASGLARLASKFEPHFHQDVLPLLQDLANRTSATAFLSAVEGSECVVAMVAEPEGTVLTVGYRVGSRHPLTLGAAGIAILAARPEGPGEPEAVRQARRDGYSLTRGQLERGAVGLAAGIRAGTLERSVGVVAIDGLDTDLAATEVMATARRIEQLLTA from the coding sequence ATGAGCACGTTGCAGACGCTCGACCGCGGTCTGCGAGCGCTGGAAGTGGTCGCGGAGTCGCCCGCCGGGATCTCGGTCGCCGACCTGGCGCGCGAACTCGACGTGCACCGGGCGATCTGCTACCGGATCGTGGCCACGCTCGAGTCGCACCGCCTGGTGTCGCGCACCGACGACGGCCGGGTCCGGCTGGCGTCCGGCCTGGCGAGGCTCGCGTCGAAGTTCGAGCCGCACTTCCACCAGGACGTGCTGCCGCTGCTGCAGGACCTGGCCAACCGCACCTCCGCGACGGCGTTCCTGTCGGCGGTGGAAGGCAGCGAATGCGTGGTGGCGATGGTCGCCGAACCGGAAGGCACGGTGCTGACCGTCGGCTACCGGGTCGGCAGCAGGCACCCGCTGACGCTGGGTGCGGCGGGCATCGCGATCCTGGCCGCGCGGCCGGAAGGACCCGGCGAGCCGGAGGCGGTGCGCCAGGCCCGGCGGGACGGGTACAGCCTCACGCGAGGGCAACTGGAGCGCGGCGCGGTCGGGCTCGCCGCCGGCATTCGCGCGGGCACCCTGGAGCGCAGCGTCGGCGTCGTCGCCATCGACGGCCTCGACACCGACCTCGCCGCCACCGAAGTGATGGCCACCGCGCGCAGGATCGAGCAGCTGCTCACCGCCTGA
- a CDS encoding cytochrome P450/oxidoreductase, giving the protein MSTGACPIDHGAAAAGGCPVSPRASAFDPFGAEYQADPPAAVRWSRDEEPVFYSPSLGYWVVTRYDDVKAVFRDNITFSPSIALEKITPVSAEATATLERYGYAMNRTLVNEDEPEHMPRRRLLMDPFTPQRLVHHEPMVRRLAREYVDRFVDAGKADLVDEMLWEVPLTVALHFLGVPEEDMATLRKYSIAHTVNTWGRPSPEEQVTVAENVGKFWQYAGTVLDKLRKDPSGHGWIPYSIRAQREHPEVITDSYLHSIMMAGIVAAHETTANAAANAIKLLLENREVWEEICADPGLIPHAVEECLRHSGSVAAWRRLVTRDTTVGGVPVPRGAKLLIVNSSANRDERHFDNADEVDIRRDNATDHLTFGYGSHQCMGKNLARMELQVFLEELTRRLPHLELVPDQEFTYVPNTSFRGPEHLWVQWDPAANPERADPTIREAQRPVRIGEPSKKGISRTVTVVSVDRAADDVVEVTLAAANGKPLPRWTPGAHVDLELGDVSRQYSLCGDPSTPDTYRIAVLRDPDSRGGSRYVHENLRPGTTLPLRGPRNHFRLDPTARHYVFVAGGIGITPIIAMADDVRASGGSYELHYCGRDTSAMALLDRCRRDHGERLHVHSSAAGTRLDVTALLANPAEGTQIYACGPERLLDALAGASAHWPEDALHVEHFTTTRQVLDPAVEHAFDVDLTDSGLTVRVAADQTVLAALRAAGIDVPSDCEEGLCGTCEAAVADGEVDHRDVVLTRSERAANTKMMTCCSRACGDRISLRL; this is encoded by the coding sequence ATGAGCACAGGGGCGTGCCCGATCGATCACGGAGCAGCGGCGGCCGGAGGTTGCCCGGTCTCGCCCCGGGCGAGCGCCTTCGACCCGTTCGGCGCCGAGTACCAGGCGGACCCGCCGGCCGCGGTGCGCTGGTCCCGCGACGAGGAGCCGGTCTTCTACAGCCCGTCCCTGGGCTACTGGGTGGTCACGCGGTACGACGACGTCAAGGCCGTCTTCCGCGACAACATCACGTTCTCGCCCTCGATCGCGCTGGAGAAGATCACGCCCGTCTCCGCGGAGGCCACCGCCACCCTCGAGCGGTACGGCTACGCGATGAACCGGACGCTGGTCAACGAGGACGAGCCCGAGCACATGCCGCGCAGGCGGCTGCTCATGGACCCGTTCACCCCGCAGCGGCTCGTCCACCACGAGCCGATGGTCCGCCGCCTGGCGCGCGAGTACGTCGACCGCTTCGTCGACGCCGGCAAGGCCGACCTCGTCGACGAGATGCTGTGGGAGGTCCCGCTCACCGTCGCCCTGCACTTCCTCGGCGTCCCCGAGGAGGACATGGCGACGCTGCGCAAGTACTCCATCGCCCACACCGTCAACACCTGGGGCCGGCCCTCACCCGAGGAGCAGGTCACCGTCGCCGAGAACGTCGGCAAGTTCTGGCAGTACGCCGGCACGGTGCTGGACAAGCTGCGCAAGGACCCGTCCGGGCACGGCTGGATCCCCTACAGCATCCGCGCCCAGCGCGAGCACCCCGAGGTCATCACCGACTCCTACCTGCACTCGATCATGATGGCCGGCATCGTCGCCGCCCACGAGACGACGGCCAACGCGGCCGCCAACGCCATCAAGCTCCTCCTGGAGAACCGCGAGGTGTGGGAGGAGATCTGCGCCGATCCGGGCCTGATCCCCCACGCGGTGGAGGAATGCCTGCGGCACTCGGGTTCGGTCGCGGCGTGGCGCCGGCTGGTCACCCGCGACACCACCGTCGGCGGCGTCCCGGTCCCGCGCGGTGCGAAGCTGCTCATCGTGAACTCGTCGGCCAACCGCGACGAGCGGCACTTCGACAACGCCGACGAGGTCGACATCCGCCGGGACAACGCCACCGACCACCTGACCTTCGGCTACGGCAGCCACCAGTGCATGGGCAAGAACCTGGCCCGCATGGAGCTGCAGGTGTTCCTCGAGGAGCTCACCCGCCGGCTGCCGCACCTGGAGCTCGTGCCGGACCAGGAGTTCACCTACGTCCCCAACACCTCCTTCCGCGGCCCGGAACACCTGTGGGTGCAGTGGGATCCGGCCGCCAACCCGGAGCGGGCCGACCCCACGATCCGGGAGGCGCAGCGGCCGGTGCGCATCGGCGAGCCCTCGAAGAAGGGGATCAGCCGGACCGTGACCGTCGTGTCGGTCGACCGCGCCGCCGACGACGTGGTCGAGGTGACGCTGGCCGCGGCCAACGGCAAGCCCCTGCCGAGGTGGACCCCCGGCGCGCACGTCGACCTCGAACTCGGCGACGTGTCCCGGCAGTACTCGCTGTGCGGCGATCCGTCCACTCCGGACACCTACCGCATCGCGGTGCTGAGGGACCCGGACAGCCGCGGCGGTTCCCGTTACGTGCACGAGAACCTGCGTCCGGGCACCACCCTCCCGCTGCGCGGCCCGCGCAACCACTTCCGGCTCGACCCGACGGCCCGCCACTACGTGTTCGTGGCCGGCGGGATCGGCATCACGCCGATCATCGCCATGGCCGACGACGTCAGGGCCTCCGGCGGCAGCTACGAGCTGCACTACTGCGGCCGGGACACCTCCGCGATGGCTCTGCTCGACCGGTGCCGGCGCGACCACGGCGAGCGGCTGCACGTCCACTCCAGCGCGGCGGGGACGCGGCTCGACGTCACCGCACTGCTCGCGAACCCCGCCGAGGGCACGCAGATCTACGCGTGCGGCCCGGAACGCCTGCTCGACGCCCTGGCCGGGGCGAGCGCGCACTGGCCCGAGGACGCGCTGCACGTCGAGCACTTCACCACCACGCGGCAGGTCCTCGATCCGGCCGTCGAGCACGCCTTCGACGTCGACCTCACCGACTCCGGCCTCACGGTGCGCGTCGCCGCGGACCAGACCGTGCTCGCCGCGCTGCGCGCGGCGGGGATCGACGTGCCGAGCGACTGCGAGGAAGGCCTGTGCGGGACGTGTGAGGCCGCGGTCGCCGACGGCGAGGTGGACCACCGCGACGTGGTGCTGACCCGGTCCGAGCGGGCCGCGAACACGAAGATGATGACCTGCTGCTCACGCGCCTGCGGCGACCGGATCAGCCTCCGGCTCTGA
- a CDS encoding MFS transporter, which translates to MTSTVDHRARPATSFRRVLAGGMAGSVLEWYDFAIYGVLAATVLGPLFFPGGSGVVQLLLALATQGLGFVARPLGGVVFGHLGDKFGRKPMLVTTFLLLGTSTAAIGLLPTYHQAGLWATVLLVVLRMIQGFALGGEFGAAVLMVSEYGEPKRRGFWASWPQAGAPLGTVLATVVVTVIGVVFPGDAFDTWGWRVAFLVAIPLLVIGFWIRRSVEESPVFQAAQAGAGQRAAREKSSVLEALARPRAVLHGLGMRLGENIAFYIYTVFVIAYATRYFGYERGDVVLAVTFASVCQFAGMIGGGAWSDRVGRKIAMLVPAVALVVWAPVFFWMVQTSSVPVLWLGVCVGAFFHGMLAGPEAAWITELFPTRYRYAGSSLVFQGSSIIAGAPAPLIAVWLIDSFGVGAVVGYLVVTMAITVIAVATSRETKAVDLDRVG; encoded by the coding sequence ATGACGTCAACGGTGGATCACCGCGCCCGGCCCGCCACCAGCTTCCGGCGCGTGCTCGCCGGCGGCATGGCCGGGTCGGTGCTGGAGTGGTACGACTTCGCGATCTACGGCGTGCTCGCCGCGACCGTGCTCGGCCCGCTGTTCTTCCCGGGCGGCAGCGGGGTCGTGCAGCTGCTCCTCGCGCTGGCCACCCAGGGCCTGGGCTTCGTCGCCCGGCCCCTCGGCGGGGTGGTGTTCGGGCACCTGGGCGACAAGTTCGGCCGCAAGCCCATGCTGGTGACGACGTTCCTGCTGCTGGGCACCTCCACCGCGGCGATCGGCCTGCTGCCGACCTACCACCAGGCCGGCCTGTGGGCGACCGTGCTGCTGGTCGTGCTGCGCATGATCCAGGGGTTCGCGCTCGGTGGCGAGTTCGGCGCCGCCGTGCTCATGGTCAGCGAGTACGGCGAGCCCAAGCGACGCGGCTTCTGGGCCTCCTGGCCCCAGGCGGGTGCGCCCCTGGGCACGGTGCTGGCGACCGTCGTGGTCACCGTCATCGGGGTCGTCTTCCCGGGTGACGCGTTCGACACGTGGGGCTGGCGGGTGGCGTTCCTGGTCGCGATCCCCCTGCTGGTGATCGGGTTCTGGATCCGGCGCAGCGTCGAGGAGTCGCCGGTGTTCCAGGCCGCGCAGGCCGGCGCCGGGCAGCGGGCCGCCCGGGAGAAGTCGAGCGTGCTCGAAGCGCTGGCCCGGCCCCGCGCGGTCCTGCACGGCCTGGGCATGCGGCTCGGCGAGAACATCGCCTTCTACATCTACACCGTCTTCGTCATCGCCTACGCGACGAGGTACTTCGGCTACGAGCGCGGTGACGTCGTGCTGGCCGTGACGTTCGCGTCGGTGTGCCAGTTCGCCGGCATGATCGGCGGCGGCGCCTGGTCCGACCGCGTCGGCCGCAAGATCGCGATGCTCGTGCCCGCCGTCGCGCTCGTGGTCTGGGCCCCGGTGTTCTTCTGGATGGTGCAGACCTCGAGCGTGCCGGTGCTGTGGCTCGGCGTCTGCGTGGGCGCGTTCTTCCACGGCATGCTCGCCGGGCCGGAAGCCGCCTGGATCACCGAACTGTTCCCCACCCGCTACCGCTACGCGGGCTCGTCGCTGGTGTTCCAGGGCTCGTCGATCATCGCCGGTGCGCCCGCGCCGCTCATCGCGGTGTGGCTCATCGACAGCTTCGGCGTCGGTGCGGTGGTCGGCTACCTGGTGGTCACGATGGCGATCACGGTGATCGCGGTGGCGACCAGCCGCGAGACGAAGGCCGTCGACCTCGACCGCGTCGGGTGA